Proteins encoded in a region of the Pseudomonas sp. PDNC002 genome:
- a CDS encoding DNA-binding protein: MAVGVAEEAVFAAADAVLERGERPTVERVRLELGRGSPARVGALLDQWWALLAQRLRGETRLPALPADVSQAFVAVWQQAVLLADGVAEQAFAERRALLETERLRAAAVENESRQAEAQARQRVATAQSAQRTAETRLADLERLLEQQHAQLSELQERCVVLTEECRVARQETNELRQSLLAAQQQLSKEREATAVYVRGVEDRSHQEVDRAREEGKATTVQLKATNKQLEQLRQRLDRALEQLSQAQQVAAAESARATTLAQQLKPARTKRARTSPRKRPQVDAVVES, translated from the coding sequence ATGGCGGTAGGCGTAGCGGAAGAGGCAGTTTTTGCTGCGGCAGATGCGGTGCTCGAACGCGGTGAGCGCCCGACCGTGGAGCGCGTGCGCTTGGAACTGGGGCGCGGCAGTCCGGCGCGGGTGGGGGCGCTGCTCGATCAGTGGTGGGCGCTGCTGGCTCAGCGCTTGCGCGGCGAAACCCGCCTGCCAGCGTTGCCAGCGGATGTCTCGCAAGCCTTCGTTGCGGTCTGGCAGCAGGCGGTGTTGCTCGCCGATGGTGTGGCAGAGCAGGCGTTCGCGGAGCGGCGCGCGCTACTGGAAACCGAACGGCTGCGCGCTGCCGCAGTGGAGAACGAGAGCCGCCAGGCCGAAGCACAGGCGCGACAGCGCGTAGCGACGGCACAGTCTGCGCAGCGCACAGCGGAGACGCGTCTGGCCGATCTAGAGAGGCTGTTGGAGCAACAGCACGCGCAGTTGAGTGAGCTGCAGGAGCGCTGTGTGGTGCTGACGGAAGAGTGTCGGGTCGCACGACAGGAAACCAACGAACTGCGTCAGTCGCTGCTGGCTGCGCAACAGCAACTAAGCAAGGAGCGTGAGGCGACTGCCGTCTATGTTCGTGGCGTTGAAGACCGCTCTCATCAGGAAGTGGATCGCGCGCGGGAGGAGGGCAAGGCAACTACCGTGCAACTGAAGGCTACCAACAAGCAATTGGAGCAATTGCGTCAGCGATTAGATCGCGCCCTGGAGCAGCTCAGCCAGGCGCAACAAGTGGCCGCCGCGGAGTCGGCGCGTGCAACGACGCTGGCACAGCAATTGAAGCCGGCGCGCACTAAGCGAGCTCGCACCTCGCCGCGAAAGCGGCCACAAGTCGACGCCGTTGTAGAGTCATAA
- a CDS encoding ATP-binding protein, producing the protein MYDPDHPVITTEFLIATPEIKRVCEIALDRIFMRRTGVIFYGPSRLGKSRCFEVLNDSLSRYVPRAYVIRVVPVDREGQRCTQIIMQLADSLGYGDVRKSRDTRYIVLKYLVNTIYLRIKELGCNQCVCLLDEFQRLRSDDLYQLVDLYNLLEMRGVKLTVVSFAMPEVIPMRGMLINTEQRQITARLMSELIEFKGCRDVTDIEAILNGYDVFTEYPKGSGISFTKAFLPEAFGGGFRLLTYAPHLWQAMNSYASGPYVNNLPMQHILEALTNILRWHSKDDSRDLKLSEDDFYEAVRSGNFEEFCKVEVLPKK; encoded by the coding sequence ATGTATGATCCTGATCATCCAGTAATTACCACGGAATTTCTAATCGCCACACCTGAAATAAAACGCGTGTGCGAGATTGCTCTCGATCGTATTTTTATGCGGCGCACAGGGGTCATATTCTATGGTCCTTCTCGCCTCGGAAAATCCAGGTGCTTCGAGGTTCTCAATGATAGCCTGTCGCGGTACGTTCCTCGTGCCTATGTCATTCGCGTGGTGCCTGTAGATCGCGAGGGGCAGCGTTGCACTCAAATTATCATGCAGCTGGCGGATTCCTTAGGGTATGGCGATGTCAGGAAGTCTCGCGATACTCGCTACATTGTTCTCAAATATTTAGTAAATACTATTTATTTGAGAATCAAGGAGTTGGGCTGTAATCAGTGCGTTTGCTTGCTAGATGAGTTTCAGCGGCTCCGCAGTGATGATCTTTATCAGTTGGTTGACCTGTATAATTTATTGGAAATGCGCGGCGTCAAGCTGACTGTGGTCTCTTTTGCTATGCCTGAGGTGATCCCAATGCGCGGCATGCTGATCAATACTGAACAGCGACAGATTACTGCCAGGTTGATGAGTGAGCTTATCGAATTCAAGGGCTGCCGGGATGTCACGGATATTGAGGCCATCCTAAACGGGTACGATGTGTTTACCGAATACCCCAAGGGCTCGGGTATTTCATTCACTAAGGCCTTCCTCCCGGAAGCATTTGGCGGTGGGTTCAGGCTGCTGACCTACGCGCCCCATCTCTGGCAGGCGATGAATTCGTACGCTAGTGGCCCTTACGTGAACAACCTGCCCATGCAGCACATACTGGAGGCACTCACCAATATTCTTCGGTGGCATTCAAAAGATGACAGTCGAGATTTGAAGTTGAGCGAGGATGATTTCTATGAGGCTGTTCGGTCTGGCAATTTCGAAGAGTTCTGCAAAGTAGAGGTTCTTCCAAAGAAATGA
- a CDS encoding site-specific integrase, with amino-acid sequence MNNTLIPLSSDVARLSVDRLDAEAHAAAAAFVAAGTAANTLRSYRSALAYWAGWLQLRYRRHLDDGALPEAVAVQFIVDHLARPVEGGWQQLLPPALDAALVEGGVKAKPGPLSYNTVRHRLAVLAKWHGLKNWPSPTDSAAVRTLLREARKAQSRQGISVRKKTAAVREPLEAMLATCTDGVRGLRDRALLLLAWSGGGRRRSEVVGLQISDVRPLDADTWLYTLGATKTAMEGVRRELPLRGPAVQALSEWLAAAPADTGPLFRRVYKGGRIGTDGLSGDQVARIVKRRAVLAGLPGDWAGHSLRSGFVSEAGRQGVPLGEVMAMTEHRSIPTVMGYFQTGNLLSSQASKLLGY; translated from the coding sequence ATGAATAATACGCTTATCCCGCTCAGCAGCGACGTGGCTCGGCTTTCCGTTGATCGCCTCGATGCCGAGGCCCATGCCGCGGCCGCTGCATTCGTCGCCGCGGGTACCGCCGCCAACACCCTCCGCAGCTACCGCAGCGCCCTCGCCTACTGGGCCGGTTGGCTGCAGTTGCGCTATCGCCGACACCTGGACGACGGTGCCCTGCCGGAAGCGGTAGCGGTACAGTTCATCGTCGATCATCTGGCCCGACCGGTGGAGGGCGGCTGGCAGCAGCTACTGCCACCGGCACTGGACGCTGCTCTGGTGGAGGGCGGTGTCAAGGCCAAGCCCGGACCGTTGAGCTACAACACCGTGCGCCATCGCCTGGCAGTGTTGGCCAAATGGCATGGACTGAAGAACTGGCCGAGCCCGACCGACAGCGCCGCGGTGAGAACCTTGCTGCGCGAGGCGCGCAAGGCACAGTCCCGCCAGGGCATCAGCGTGCGCAAGAAGACCGCGGCGGTGCGCGAACCATTGGAAGCGATGCTCGCCACTTGCACCGACGGCGTGCGCGGACTACGCGATCGCGCTCTTCTTCTTCTGGCCTGGAGCGGCGGCGGCCGGCGGCGCTCGGAAGTGGTGGGGTTGCAGATCAGTGATGTGCGTCCGCTGGACGCAGACACTTGGCTGTACACCCTCGGCGCGACCAAGACCGCGATGGAGGGTGTGCGCCGCGAGCTGCCGCTAAGGGGACCGGCAGTGCAGGCATTGAGTGAGTGGCTGGCAGCGGCACCGGCTGACACCGGGCCGCTCTTCCGCCGGGTGTACAAAGGTGGGCGCATCGGTACTGACGGATTGTCTGGTGACCAGGTGGCGCGCATTGTGAAACGTCGCGCTGTGCTGGCCGGCCTACCTGGAGATTGGGCCGGCCATAGTTTGCGCTCCGGCTTTGTCAGTGAGGCTGGACGTCAAGGAGTGCCTCTCGGCGAGGTCATGGCCATGACGGAACATCGCTCCATCCCCACAGTGATGGGGTACTTCCAAACCGGCAATCTCCTAAGCAGCCAAGCGAGTAAACTCCTGGGCTACTGA